Below is a genomic region from Medicago truncatula cultivar Jemalong A17 chromosome 3, MtrunA17r5.0-ANR, whole genome shotgun sequence.
TCACAGTTTGTGCATTGTTATCCAATTCGTGGATAGAGTTTTCCAAATAGAGCAAATATTTTGATATCAACAATTAATAATTGTATGAGATGAGATCATATGTGATTGTAACACTGTTGTTTCTGAATTTATGTTTCCcttgttttaatgtttttgtttatttattttctttttttataatagtcAGGGAATGGTTACATTCATTTTGTAAGTTGTTCTTTGGGCTAGTGCACACCTCATGTATCTCTCTACATATTAGTTTATGCAGATGGTTTAAGAATAAGAGTTTGTTTAGAAACTTTGCTGCTTCCAATATGCTTTGCACATTTTGAGCATATCATATGTAGTGTTTGTATAAAAACTTTGCTCCCTTCCTTCAGCTATAAATTATTCTCTAATACTAGCATCAAGTTATTGTTTTTATAGCTACTCTTCACAATCAGTTGGTTACATTTGGTTGTAAGTAACTTCTAATTCCACttgaattattttatcttattcaaGTTCAATACTGAACACAATTGAAGGCATGATAAATCAGAATCTATATCCTGAAACAAAAGCTTTTCTTTTGACTACTATCCTTAAAGAAGTCCCACCATtactttataatataaaaaaatgtgattcacttttcaaaaaagaaaatgagactggaacaaattgatgaatttaagaCAGCattgaaatgtaaaaaataagGCATCGCATAAGTAGCAAAACATCACTCATGTAATTTTAACCTTGAGACAAACATGAGGACATGTTGACATTGATGACTTTGTGAAGTTATGAGATTGAAGATGTGCCAATGTCTAATATCGACATtaatcacttctattttcttaaattattgaCATGTGTCTGTGTCATATCTTGTGTCTAAGTATGTGTCAGTGATTGATAGTTATATCGCTTCCAGTGAAGTGAAGCACTACTCCGATGAAATTTATGTGTCTGGATAAATTATAGAATAATTATTGGTTCAAGTCATTCTGCTTGCTTTGTAATTACAAAATAAGCATATATATCTGTTCCATCAAAAGTACAAATATAACTATGAGTTTTATTTCACCATAACAACTCTAGTCTTTTGagtataatttttcatttacaaaattaaataaaattcattcaaacCTTTCACTTTGCATAAACAAACAGGCATAGCGGAGTGCTCTAACTAGGAGtcaatgtgtgtgtgtgtgcataTATTATCAAAGCTGGAAACAAGTGAACAAAACCTGTTGAAGTATTTCAACTCCTATGTCTTTTTACTCTTGTATGGTTAAAGACATAGTACACATGACAGCACAATGCATGATAATTGGTTTTGAGATAAATCATCTAATAGCAAATGtcttttaaaattgattcaacaattaataatttatcATGTATCCTATCATGTTTTTAACACAAATCATGCTAACTTATCAAACATTAGATTAAACGATGATATAATTATGTGTCATTTATAGGGTTTCTTAAAGGTCATGAAAATTAAAGTTGGCGTCTTTGCGTCCCAAGATTTTTCACACTTTTATTTagggaaaataattttttgaaataaaagttttaattttttttattttcctttttctggaaaaaaagtGCATATAATTCCTTTATCTAGGTTCACTAAAATTGATAATTACAATATAATTCCTTTTTCTGGCGTCTTTAGCCAGATCGGAATGGATTTCACCTTTGGTAGATGTAGACTTGGGGGGAAGTGTTAGGTGTGCTCTCGGCTCTTCAATGGGTTCATGATCTCCAGCTAGTTAACATGGATTTTGAGACGGATTCCAAAACTATCGTTGACAGTATCTACGACAATAAGCAAGGCATTTCTGATTTTCATGTTATTATCAATGAATGTAGATATTGACTTAGTAACCTCTAATGTGAGGTTTATTAGAAGACAGGTCAATGAAGTTGCCCATATCTTAGCTAGGACGCTCCATATCATGCTAGTTTCCGTACTTTTATTCGAATTCCATCTTGTATCTCAACAATTATTATGAATGTAATGCACTAAATTTACTCTTGTCAAAAACAGGTGTGAGCTTTGGAATTTGTGGCACATTTGACAGTTCTAGATATAATACGTGTATTCTGTTGTCTCTTTTCAATGTCACTAAATGGGTTCAAATGTTGATCATCATATTctcattaaaaacaaaatggaCGAAAAGATCCGGATAATTTCTTTTGGAGagctctttaattatttatataaatatttcaaaagaaaataattaagttTTCCAAATCACTTTTCCAAGCCTTCTTGTTTGgatatttccaatttttttcttgcttttttcttgttttccaaATCAATAATTTATGGAAACTTCAAGACAATTTTATAATATGAGGTTCATAGAAATTCTACTAGTCTAAGTCTTCATTTCTTTTACAAAGTCTTTTTGTTTGGAGGTATATCTTTTTTGTGGTAATCAAAATCCCATTTGGATCAACATGGGATAAATCGCGTCAATCACAACCATATGTAAAACAATATAAATGttttacaattttcaaataattttttaatgaattttaatggaTCATTAATAAAGATAATAAAGGTTTAGTTAATATGCATATCTCTAAACTATATGAGAATTTTTAAATAGACCTCTAAACTAAAACATGTGTAATCATATATATTCCTAAACCATGTTATAAccacttttttttacaagtatatAATATGGATGTCATTTCAGTGTTGACAAATAATAGTGGTTTAACAGAAACAcctaattgaaaattataaaatagtttaGGAATATGgttacatattttttagttaagaacttatctaaaaaatttcaaatagttTAGGGATCTCCATATTAATTAAACCTATAATAAATTGACAAACTTTTTTTGAGTTATTCAAATTCAATCCAGAAAAAACGTGGGTAATGAAGTtcaaaattattgttttgataTATAGTGAATGAGTTGCAATGCCTTGTAATATCTATTTTAATCGTTTGAATCACACTAACTTTCTGAAAtatcataataattttttgtcaaatttgtataaaaataaCACAACTTCTTGTATTGAAACTTCTACAAATTGAGTTGAAATTGTAAAACTATTGTCCACATATTTCTTATCAATTACTTCAACATTCCAAgtattttattgctttttccTTGTCATCTTTTTCCGGAGCTATGTTTTTTAGCTTTTCCATAAGCTACcaagtattttattgagttGAAATTGTAAAACTATGTGATGCacttttcaaaataagaaaaagagacaaaaacaaattgatagATATTAGATAGCATTGAGATGAAGAGACTATAGGCATTACATAAATAGCAATGTTAGAAACAAAATGATAGATATTAGATAGCATTGAAATGTAGAAACAAATTGATCATTTACGTCAAAGTACCATTTGTTTGCAATACATAACTACAAATATCATGTCATTAAATTAGAGGTTGCTTATAGTCTAGTACAATCatatcaatttaaaatttatatttatatcattGTATTAGCCAAATTTAAAGTCCGGGTAACTTGTGtccatttttcttataaataagagggttaacaacaaaacaaatttcaatttgtattactttgttaattttaattttgccaAATCTGTGTGGTATTCATAGCAATTTCCTCTGTCATATCAAAAAGGTTCAAATGATGACAGGGTGATCAACATAATTGTTGTCCACAAAATAGTATCAATTAAACATTTACCAATCGTAATCGTAATATGATAAGTTTTGAATAATTTGGTACCAAGTTTAAAACTTGAGGTTCAAAGAAATTATATTATTCAAAGTCTTCCCTGCCTATTCAAAGTCTTGAAGTTTTGAAACTATTTCATTTTTCTAACAATCAGACCCCATTTGTATCAATTGAAACTGTTGTCCACATACTTTCTTATCAAGCCTTTTCCAATTTATCTTATATAAGCACATTAAAATCTCATAATAAATCATAATCCAATTTGAATTAGACATTCTTCTTTGATTCAAACAATTATTCATGATGACCATTCTTACTACACAAATTTCACTTCTTTTGCTTATACTTTTATCTATAACTATATTCCACAAAACCATGTGTACCAATCACACAGTTGTTCGATGCAATGAGAAAGATCGAGAGACACTGTTAAACTTCAAACAAGGCATCAATGATAGTCTTGGTCGGATATCAACGTGGTCAACCAAAAAAGATTGTTGCGCTTGGGAAGGAGTCTATTGTGACAACATTACTAACAGAGTTACAAGCCTTGTTCTTAATTATATGTTGAAAGGTGAGATGAATCTCTGTATTCTAGAACTTGAGTTTCTCAGTTACTTGGATTTGAGTGAGAATGAATTTCATGTGATAAGAATTCCATCCATTCAACACAATATCACACATTCATCTAAACTTGTAGACTTTGACTTCTCCTGGAACTATCAGACTCTGCAAATGGATAATCTTGATTGGCTTTCTCCACTTTCTTCCTTAAAATATCTCAACCTTAATTGGATTGATCTTCATAAGGAAACCAACTGGTTTCAAGTAGTAAGTACACTTCCGTCATTGTTTGAATTACAGTTGAGTGCATGTAACCTGAACAACTTTCCATCTCTTGAGTATTTGAATTTGTCTTCACTTGTAACTCTTGATCTTTCAAACAACAACTTCACCTTTCATATACCTGATGGGTTTTTTAATTTCACCAAAGATCTCACCTGTCTTTACCTTGacaataacaatatatatgGTGAGATACCTTCAAGCTTGCTAACccttcaaaatttgaaacaCCTTGATCTCGTTGATAACAAACTACAGGGACCAATTCAAGATGAAATAGGTCAACTAGCACATATTGAATATCTTGGTCTTGCTTGGAACATGTTAAGTGGTTTCATTCCTTCAACTCTAGGAAACCTCTCTTCCTTAAATTACTTATCTATTGGCTCTAATAATTTCTCTggtgaaatttcaaatttacttttttccAAACTCTCTAGTTTAGATTCACTAGACTTGAGTAATTCAAATTTTCTATTCCAGTTTGATTTAGATTGGGTTCCTCCTTTTCAACTCTCTCACCTTTCATTGGGAAATACAAATCAAGGCCCAAACTTTCCATCTTGGATATATACACAAAAGTCACTGCAACATCTCGACTTATCAAGCTCGGGAATTTCGTTTGTAGATAGAAATAAGTTCTCGAATCTTATAGAAAGAATAACTGCTCCTCCGCATATACCCAATGAActtattttgtcaaacaattcTATTGCTGAAGACATATCTAACCTAACActaaattgtttaattttaaggTTGGATCACAATAGTTTCACAGGAAGACTCCCAAACATATCACCAATGGTCTATCATGTTGATTTGTCTTACAACTTTTTCTCAGGATCAATTCCGCATAGTTGGAAGAACTTGAATGAAGTGGGAGTCATCAACCTGTGGCGTAATAGGCTATCTGGTGAAGCTCTGGGACACCTCTCTGATTGGAGACAATTGGAAGTCTTGATCTTGGGAGAAAATGAATTTTCGGGAACCATACCAATCAACTTTTCACAAAACTTAGAAGTTGTCATACTGAGAGCTAACCAATTTGAAGGGACTATTCCAACACAATTATTCAATCTTACTTATTTGTTTCATTTGGACCTTGCACAAAACAAACTTTCAGGATCTATACCGAAATGCGTCTATAACTTGACTGATATGGTTGCATATGCTGACGAGGAATTGCCAGTAGGTACCATAATTGAGTTGTttattaaaagtcaaaattatgcGGTTCTAATCAGTCCAGATAGACGAATTATTGACCTTTCAACCAATAGCTTGTCTGGGGAACTGCCATTGGAATTGTTTCGACTTGTTCAAGTTCAAACGTTAAACTTATCTCACAATAATTTGATTGGAACAATACCAAAAGTGGTTGGAGACATGAAACATATGGAATCTCTCGATCTCTCTAATAATAAGTTTTTTGGTGAAATTCCTCAGAGCATGGCTCTCTTAAACTTTTTAGAGGTTTTGAATTTATCTTGCAATAATTTTGACGGAACAATCCCAATAGGATCTCAAATTCAAACTTTTGATCCATCAAGCTTCATTGGAAATCCAAAGTTATGCGGAGCTCCtcttaaaaattgtaaaaattgtACCAAGGAAGAAGAAAATCCTAAAAATGCAGAGAATGAAGATGACGAATCTATAAAAGAATCGTTGTACCTTGGCATGGGAGTGGGATTTGCAGTAGGTTTCTGGGGGATTTGTGGTTCTTTGTTTCTCATTAGAAAATGGAGGCATGCATATTTTCGGTTCATATATGGAGTGGGTAACAGGCTCTATGTAACTTTGATGGTAAAGTTAAATAGCTTTCATAGAAGTTGAGCTTTTGCTAGTAAAGGTTAGTGAACCTAATTTAAGTTGAATTGATCATGATATAGATCagtattttgttttattcttgGATCAGACTAAAgagtatttttgtttattttgtaattcTATGCATAACTTTTATCCATTTTGTTTGCTTCATATTTTATCAGGTGATTATGCATGTGGAAGATCCTGCATTGTTATGCAAATCTTTGATATAATTTTCCAAACAGAGCCAATATGTTACTGTATTacttgttgtaatttttttcttgaattgtaattttttatacaaGTTAGTTACTGGTTTCATTCAGGTTGCCAACTGGTCTATGTATTTCTGTCATTAATTTGTGTTAAATGTAGTGATTTTGGATAATGTTCTCATTTTATGGAGAAAGTGGATTACTTCTTTTTATTATCAGTTTATGGAGATGGTTGTAGATGAGTTTAAGTAGAAACTTTGATTGCAGTTGAAAAGTAACATCAATAAAACTATATTAAGAATTTTCAGAAAGTGATAAAAATGATAGTATTGACATTATTgacaaaatagtaaataaaaaatttacatcaTTCTCAGCAAATATAATTAAGCTTGtaaggaaattaaaaaaataaaaaagcatcAGGGATTACATGTGAATAACAAACTGAATCACATGTATGACAAGTAATTTAAATTTAGTTTGCATGGT
It encodes:
- the LOC25490677 gene encoding receptor-like protein EIX2 isoform X2 yields the protein MMTILTTQISLLLLILLSITIFHKTMCTNHTVVRCNEKDRETLLNFKQGINDSLGRISTWSTKKDCCAWEGVYCDNITNRVTSLVLNYMLKGSIPHSWKNLNEVGVINLWRNRLSGEALGHLSDWRQLEVLILGENEFSGTIPINFSQNLEVVILRANQFEGTIPTQLFNLTYLFHLDLAQNKLSGSIPKCVYNLTDMVAYADEELPVGTIIELFIKSQNYAVLISPDRRIIDLSTNSLSGELPLELFRLVQVQTLNLSHNNLIGTIPKVVGDMKHMESLDLSNNKFFGEIPQSMALLNFLEVLNLSCNNFDGTIPIGSQIQTFDPSSFIGNPKLCGAPLKNCKNCTKEEENPKNAENEDDESIKESLYLGMGVGFAVGFWGICGSLFLIRKWRHAYFRFIYGVGNRLYVTLMVKLNSFHRS
- the LOC25490677 gene encoding receptor-like protein EIX1 isoform X1 gives rise to the protein MMTILTTQISLLLLILLSITIFHKTMCTNHTVVRCNEKDRETLLNFKQGINDSLGRISTWSTKKDCCAWEGVYCDNITNRVTSLVLNYMLKGEMNLCILELEFLSYLDLSENEFHVIRIPSIQHNITHSSKLVDFDFSWNYQTLQMDNLDWLSPLSSLKYLNLNWIDLHKETNWFQVVSTLPSLFELQLSACNLNNFPSLEYLNLSSLVTLDLSNNNFTFHIPDGFFNFTKDLTCLYLDNNNIYGEIPSSLLTLQNLKHLDLVDNKLQGPIQDEIGQLAHIEYLGLAWNMLSGFIPSTLGNLSSLNYLSIGSNNFSGEISNLLFSKLSSLDSLDLSNSNFLFQFDLDWVPPFQLSHLSLGNTNQGPNFPSWIYTQKSLQHLDLSSSGISFVDRNKFSNLIERITAPPHIPNELILSNNSIAEDISNLTLNCLILRLDHNSFTGRLPNISPMVYHVDLSYNFFSGSIPHSWKNLNEVGVINLWRNRLSGEALGHLSDWRQLEVLILGENEFSGTIPINFSQNLEVVILRANQFEGTIPTQLFNLTYLFHLDLAQNKLSGSIPKCVYNLTDMVAYADEELPVGTIIELFIKSQNYAVLISPDRRIIDLSTNSLSGELPLELFRLVQVQTLNLSHNNLIGTIPKVVGDMKHMESLDLSNNKFFGEIPQSMALLNFLEVLNLSCNNFDGTIPIGSQIQTFDPSSFIGNPKLCGAPLKNCKNCTKEEENPKNAENEDDESIKESLYLGMGVGFAVGFWGICGSLFLIRKWRHAYFRFIYGVGNRLYVTLMVKLNSFHRS